From Candidatus Cybelea sp., one genomic window encodes:
- the purB gene encoding adenylosuccinate lyase has protein sequence MDYRTYASPFSWRYGRAELRSLFSEQTRRRLWRAVWVALAEAQASQGLIAQTELDDLRAHAGEIDIDAALAIEREIHHDLMAEIRVFASQATQGGGKLHLGATSMDIEDTVETYRLRLALSYIGVSLRELLAAFASKIRETAELVCMAFTHLQPAEPTTLGYRFAVYAQDLLVDDDQLRFVFDHLTTKGLRGAVGTAASYERLAGEGGGSAQIEGYVLERFGLQALEISTQTYPRKLDYLLLSALAGLGASLSKFAADVRILASPGFGELGEPFAKSQVGSSVMPFKQNPILSERIGSLARLLPAYADVTWQNAATNFLERTLDDSANRRVVLPEALLCADELIALARRVVDGLRVDQRRIVANCRTYAPFTGTQTVMMEAVRAGGDRQVLHEALRNASVQAWEAVRRGEENPLARLLAEDRALTAFLDPAEIRRLLDPSGHVGTAPQRARLLADRIDRLPDFPQQPEVSLT, from the coding sequence ATGGATTATCGCACCTACGCCTCGCCGTTCTCGTGGAGATACGGGCGCGCGGAGCTTCGTTCGCTCTTCTCCGAACAGACGCGCCGGCGTCTTTGGCGCGCGGTCTGGGTGGCGCTGGCCGAGGCCCAAGCCTCGCAGGGCCTCATCGCGCAGACCGAACTCGACGATCTGCGGGCCCACGCCGGCGAGATCGATATCGATGCGGCGCTGGCGATCGAACGCGAGATCCACCACGATTTGATGGCTGAGATCCGCGTCTTCGCATCTCAGGCGACGCAGGGCGGCGGCAAGCTGCATCTCGGCGCGACTTCGATGGACATCGAGGATACCGTCGAGACCTATCGGCTGCGCCTCGCGCTGTCGTACATCGGCGTGAGCCTGCGCGAGCTGCTCGCGGCCTTCGCCTCGAAGATCCGCGAAACGGCCGAGCTGGTCTGCATGGCGTTCACGCATCTGCAGCCGGCAGAACCGACGACGCTCGGCTACCGGTTCGCGGTGTACGCACAGGACCTGCTCGTCGACGACGACCAGCTGCGCTTCGTCTTCGATCACCTGACGACCAAGGGTCTGCGCGGCGCCGTCGGGACCGCGGCCTCCTACGAGCGCCTCGCCGGGGAGGGCGGCGGCTCAGCTCAGATCGAGGGCTACGTGCTGGAGCGTTTCGGCCTGCAAGCGCTCGAGATCAGCACGCAGACCTATCCGCGAAAGCTCGACTACCTGCTGCTCAGCGCGCTCGCCGGCCTCGGCGCGTCGCTTTCAAAGTTCGCGGCGGACGTGCGCATTCTCGCAAGCCCCGGCTTCGGCGAGCTCGGCGAGCCGTTCGCGAAGTCGCAGGTGGGCAGCTCCGTAATGCCGTTTAAGCAGAACCCCATTCTCTCCGAGCGAATCGGCTCGCTCGCACGATTGCTTCCCGCATACGCCGACGTGACGTGGCAGAACGCCGCGACGAATTTCTTGGAGCGAACGCTCGACGATAGCGCGAACCGCCGAGTCGTGCTCCCCGAAGCGCTGCTCTGTGCCGACGAACTGATTGCCCTGGCGCGCAGGGTCGTCGACGGATTGCGTGTCGACCAACGTCGCATCGTCGCGAACTGCCGGACTTACGCACCCTTTACCGGAACGCAAACCGTGATGATGGAGGCGGTACGCGCCGGCGGGGACCGGCAAGTTCTACACGAAGCGTTGCGCAATGCATCGGTGCAAGCGTGGGAAGCGGTACGCCGCGGCGAAGAGAATCCGCTCGCGCGCCTGCTCGCCGAAGATCGCGCGCTGACTGCCTTTTTGGATCCGGCGGAGATTCGGCGGCTGCTCGATCCGAGCGGCCACGTCGGCACGGCTCCGCAGCGCGCCCGGCTCTTGGCCGACCGCATCGATCGTCTGCCGGATTTCCCGCAACAGCCTGAAGTGAGCTTGACGTGA
- a CDS encoding ABC transporter substrate-binding protein, whose protein sequence is MKAAGAMLLVLNCALSGCVKSGSLSEGRHSWTRAGVLRIALAEEPKTLNPLLFGTTGEGFVERLMFEPLLSADPRGNLVPMLAAAVPTQTNRGVSADGLTITYHLRRDARWSDGVPVTANDVKFSRNAIENPNNNVVSRHGYDDVAAIDTPDAKTVTVHLKKRFRPSSTPFSPKATSRTTWCRRTFWRAIRISTGFRSTPRPR, encoded by the coding sequence ATGAAGGCGGCCGGCGCAATGCTGCTCGTTCTGAATTGCGCGCTTTCCGGCTGCGTCAAAAGCGGCAGCCTTTCTGAAGGGCGGCACTCCTGGACGCGCGCCGGCGTACTGCGCATCGCCCTGGCGGAGGAGCCCAAAACGCTCAATCCGCTGCTCTTCGGTACGACCGGCGAGGGTTTCGTCGAGCGGCTGATGTTCGAACCGCTGCTCTCGGCCGACCCGCGCGGCAACCTGGTGCCGATGCTCGCCGCTGCCGTCCCCACGCAAACCAATCGCGGCGTCAGCGCCGACGGGCTCACGATCACCTACCATCTTCGCCGCGATGCGCGCTGGAGCGACGGCGTTCCGGTAACGGCTAACGACGTCAAGTTCAGCCGGAACGCGATTGAAAATCCGAACAACAACGTCGTCTCACGCCACGGGTACGACGACGTTGCGGCAATCGACACGCCCGACGCGAAGACCGTGACCGTGCATCTCAAAAAGCGCTTTCGCCCTTCGTCAACACCTTTTTCGCCGAAAGCGACCAGCCGTACGACGTGGTGCCGGCGCACGTTCTGGCG